A genomic window from Salvia miltiorrhiza cultivar Shanhuang (shh) chromosome 5, IMPLAD_Smil_shh, whole genome shotgun sequence includes:
- the LOC131025470 gene encoding high mobility group B protein 6-like, whose translation ISGHQRPRSGRKPLQPKNSWSNPLDTKPNIKAAAAVCFEADENNKENIFSTPVKKECFEIELLDASLAEELSAIREKLERLRIDKERTDEMLRERSLFLDSQMKEIVDRGMLQKQLEIEVDRLFRLREIKLSCTQRPRTPISISAMKKKKIPGHRPISSVTY comes from the coding sequence ATCTCCGGGCATCAGCGGCCGAGAAGCGGCCGCAAACCGCTCCAACCAAAGAACTCGTGGTCGAATCCTTTGGACACGAAGCCAAATATAAAAGCTGCAGCTGCAGTTTGTTTCGAGGCAGATGAGAATAACAAGGAGAATATTTTCTCCACCCCTGTAAAAAAAGAGTGTTTTGAGATCGAGTTGTTGGATGCATCTCTAGCGGAGGAGCTGAGCGCCATCCGCGAGAAGCTCGAGAGACTGCGGATTGATAAGGAGAGAACTGATGAGATGCTGAGAGAGAGATCCCTCTTTCTGGATTCCCAGATGAAGGAGATCGTTGACAGAGGGATGTTGCAGAAGCAGCTCGAGATCGAGGTTGATCGCTTGTTCCGATTGAGGGAGATCAAGCTATCCTGCACCCAACGCCCGCGCACACCCATCTCAATCAGCGcaatgaaaaagaagaaaattccGGGCCACAGACCCATCTCTTCCGTGACGTATTGA
- the LOC130985665 gene encoding external alternative NAD(P)H-ubiquinone oxidoreductase B2, mitochondrial-like: protein MQKMAIFQRFSRTFRENSALAKATNVFTIGGGDLMASPQAKSGNGMNIFNATAADGKNKMKVISPSNYFLFNQIRPSVTCGTVGPHSTVETVRNIVRNATTQQGSYLANCAKHPEGPLCFRGEGRRCFHSFRYNHFGLFAPLRAEQAVDQLPGSVARRFYRRDEKPPRTHPDRNRNKLDHRRRLLAAKYELRRNLYKALCRDPNLPSAMRVKYRCKLSNLPRNSSFTRVRNRCIFSGRPRGVYKKFRMSRIVFRTLANQGQLIGIKKASW, encoded by the exons ATGCAGAAAATGGCGATTTTCCAGAGGTTTTCCAGAACTTTCCGCGAGAATTCTGCGCTTGCTAAAGCAACAAACGTTTTCACCATAGG TGGCGGAGATCTTATGGCATCTCCTCAGGCTAAGTCAGGTAATGGAATGAACATTTTCAATGCAACAGCAGCTGATGGCAAGAATAAGATGAAG GTGATATCACCAAGTAACTATTTTCTGTTCAATCAAATACGACCAAGTGTTACATGTGGAACTGTGGGACCTCACAGCACTGTTGAGACAGTTCGCAACATTGTCAGAAAT GCAACAACACAGCAAGGTTCCTATCTTGCGAATTGTGCAAAACATCCAGAAGGTCCTCTGTGCTTCAGAGGTGAAGGGCGTCGTTGTTTCCATAGTTTCAG GTATAACCATTTTGGACTATTTGCACCTTTGAGAGCAGAGCAAGCAGTTGATCAACTTCCAGGGTCTGTGGCGAG GAGATTCTACCGCCGTGACGAAAAGCCACCCAGGACGCACCCAGACAGGAATCGAAATAAACTCGATCATAGACGTAGATTACTTGCTGCTAAATATGAATTGAGGCGAAATCTTTATAAGGCCCTTTGTCGTGATCCCAACCTTCCTAGTGCTATGCGGGTCAAGTACCGTTGTAAGTTGTCCAATCTGCCAAGAAATAGCTCCTTTACACGTGTGAGAAACCGATGCATCTTCTCTGGTCGCCCTCGTGGCGTGTACAAGAAGTTCAGAATGTCTCGTATCGTTTTCCGAACACTGGCAAATCAAGGTCAATTGATAGGCATAAAGAAGGCATCGTGGTAG
- the LOC130985666 gene encoding protein TRANSPORT INHIBITOR RESPONSE 1-like has protein sequence MNPSSESEMDPEPKKAEDLPSNSENSHGPVHPQSPFPDEVLEKVLSFVDSHKDRSSISLVRKDWYNAERWTRSKLFIGNCYAVSPEIVARRFRRIKSVTLKGKPRFSDFNMLPLDWGANVHSWLVMFAKVYPFLEELRLKRMTITDEGLELLAKSFPGFKALSLSSCDGFTENGLKAIASHCRHLTELNIQDSITEEVGGGWLSCFPENFASLEILNFSSLNGDVNFDDLERLVSRCKLLRVLKVNESITLDQLQRLLVHAPRLTELGTGSFQQELTPRQYEEIETAFCNCRNLQVLSGLWEATSLYLPLLYGACASLTFLNLSDAPLQSGEFAKLLAYCPNLRCLWVIDTVEDKGLEAVGSSCPLLEELRVYPADPYDRHHRDGVTELGFLAVSRGCPKLHYVLYFCRRMTNAAVVTIVQNCPDFTHFRLCIMTPGQPDYLTNDPMDEAFGAVVKTCMKIKRLSVSGLLTDRTFEYIGKYAKDLETLSVAFAGSSDWGMQCIMEGCPKLRKLEIRDCPFGDAALLSGREKYEMMRSLWMSTCSVTMKGCRLLAREFPRLNVEVIREEGGDEDQAHKVYVYRSVAGPRRDAPPFVLTV, from the exons ATGAATCCATCCTCCGAAAGCGAAATGGATCCAGAGCCGAAGAAAGCTGAGGATTTGCCATCAAACTCTGAAAATTCCCATGGGCCAGTTCACCCTCAATCACCATTCCCAGATGAAGTGCTAGAGAAAGTCCTCTCATTCGTAGATTCACATAAAGACAGGAGCTCAATCTCCCTTGTGCGCAAAGATTGGTATAATGCTGAGAGATGGACAAGATCAAAGCTTTTTATTGGAAACTGCTATGCAGTGTCACCAGAAATAGTGGCTAGAAGGTTCCGAAGAATTAAGAGTGTTACACTTAAAGGGAAGCCAAGATTTTCGGATTTTAATATGTTGCCACTGGATTGGGGTGCTAATGTGCATTCTTGGTTGGTTATGTTTGCCAAAGTTTACCCGTTCTTGGAGGAGCTGAGACTTAAGAGGATGACCATCACTGATGAGGGTCTGGAGCTCTTGGCGAAGTCATTCCCTGGCTTCAAGGCTTTATCTTTGTCCAGTTGTGATGGATTCACTGAAAATGGGCTCAAAGCAATTGCCAGTCATTGCAG GCACTTGACTGAGCTCAACATACAGGACAGTATAACAGAGGAAGTTGGTGGAGGTTGGTTGAGTTGCTTCCCGGAAAACTTTGCTTCACTGGAAATACTAAACTTTTCTAGTCTCAATGGTGATGTCAATTTTGATGACTTGGAGAGACTTGTGAGTCGGTGCAAACTATTAAGAGTTCTGAAGGTCAATGAGAGTATTACCTTGGATCAATTGCAACGGCTGCTTGTGCACGCTCCTAGATTAACAGAGCTTGGCACCGGTTCCTTCCAGCAAGAACTCACGCCTCGCCAATATGAAGAGATTGAAACTGCATTTTGTAATTGTAGAAATCTCCAGGTTCTTTCAGGTTTGTGGGAAGCAACTTCCTTATATCTCCCTCTTCTTTATGGAGCTTGTGCCAGCCTGACTTTCTTGAACTTGAGCGATGCGCCCCTTCAAAGTGGTGAATTTGCAAAGCTTCTTGCTTACTGCCCCAATTTACGATGCCTTTGG GTAATTGATACAGTAGAAGACAAGGGGCTCGAGGCTGTTGGTTCGAGCTGTCCCTTGCTTGAAGAGCTACGAGTCTACCCTGCTGATCCATATGACCGGCATCATCGTGATGGGGTGACTGAATTAGGTTTCTTGGCAGTGTCTCGTGGATGCCCCAAACTCCACTATGTTCTCTACTTCTGCAGGAGGATGACTAATGCTGCTGTCGTGACCATAGTGCAGAACTGCCCTGATTTTACCCACTTCCGTCTATGCATTATGACCCCAGGCCAACCAGATTACCTCACAAACGACCCCATGGATGAGGCCTTTGGCGCTGTTGTCAAAACCTGCATGAAAATTAAGAGGCTTTCAGTTTCGGGCCTTCTAACTGATCGAACATTTGAGTATATTGGCAAGTATGCGAAAGATCTTGAGACACTGTCTGTGGCTTTTGCTGGCAGCAGCGATTGGGGAATGCAGTGTATCATGGAAGGCTGTCCTAAGCTGAGGAAGCTCGAGATTAGAGATTGCCCCTTTGGAGATGCTGCTCTGCTGTCTGGACGAGAGAAATATGAGATGATGCGATCATTATGGATGTCCACGTGCAGTGTGACCATGAAAGGCTGCAGACTACTCGCAAGGGAGTTTCCAAGACTCAATGTAGAAGTGATTAGAGAGGAGGGAGGTGATGAAGATCAAGCTCACAAAGTGTACGTCTATCGTTCTGTAGCAGGGCCAAGACGGGATGCCCCGCCATTTGTTCTCACAGTTTGA
- the LOC130985668 gene encoding vacuolar protein 8-like, protein MGEENSEAILLISSLISASHSIKVFSAKWQSIRHKLEELFSNLAAIHNWESALPAVSHSILATLNHCHQLAKQCLDLSYSGKLLMQSDLDIVSAKIDAHINNIFDVYAAGLLTRTDAIVVSRPTAAASRDDVRFYVVDLLSRFKIGSTDMKKQALLAFNQVIQEDERYITVALRLDNFVGFLVNFLDFKDGEIQQEAAKCVCLIAGSESWKSALIGAGAIAPLIRVVESGNEASKELAATCLLLLTENSDNAWLVSAHGGVTALLKICGGGDGGELVALACAVLKNLVGVEEIKRFVVEEGGIPQFVNLAKSKDEMIKIRSVDLLQTMACNDESIKEMIIEEGGVRALVRALSPKWSLATKTREMALRGIVNICCSSETSLHLLVNYGFMDHILYFLRHGEASVQELSLKTAFWLSGTSEEGRKAMGEAGFMPVLVRFLDSKSIETREMAAETISSMIVLPKNRKKFVHSDQNLGLLLRMLEVNNSGNKKLLLSILMSLTATSATARKKIATSAYLKHIEKLAEAQVPDAKKILRKISSNRLGSFLNGIWHS, encoded by the coding sequence ATGGGTGAAGAAAACAGCGAAGCTATTCTGCTGATTTCTTCACTGATTTCTGCGTCCCATTCCATCAAAGTGTTCTCCGCCAAATGGCAATCCATCCGACACAAACTGGAGGAGCTCTTCTCCAACCTCGCCGCCATCCACAACTGGGAATCCGCACTCCCTGCAGTTTCACACTCCATCTTAGCCACTCTCAACCACTGCCACCAGCTCGCCAAGCAGTGCTTGGACCTCTCATACAGCGGGAAGCTGCTTATGCAGAGCGATCTTGATATCGTTTCCGCCAAAATCGACGCTCATATCAACAACATTTTCGATGTCTATGCCGCGGGATTGCTCACGCGCACCGACGCCATCGTCGTGTCGCGCCCCACCGCCGCCGCGTCCAGGGACGACGTCCGATTCTACGTCGTCGATTTGCTCTCAAGATTCAAGATTGGGAGCACCGATATGAAGAAACAAGCGCTCCTCGCTTTCAATCAAGTGATTCAAGAAGATGAGAGATACATAACGGTCGCTCTGCGCCTCGACAATTTCGTTGGCTTTCTCGTGAACTTTCTTGATTTTAAAGACGGTGAAATCCAACAAGAAGCTGCGAAATGTGTGTGTCTGATTGCGGGGTCTGAGTCTTGGAAGAGCGCATTGATCGGTGCAGGGGCGATTGCTCCTTTGATTAGGGTTGTTGAATCCGGGAACGAAGCGAGTAAAGAGTTGGCGGCGACATGTTTGCTTTTACTGACGGAGAATTCAGACAATGCTTGGTTGGTCTCTGCTCACGGCGGGGTCACCGCCCTCCTGAAGAtctgcggcggcggcgacggcggcgaatTGGTGGCGTTGGCTTGTGCGGTGTTGAAGAATCTAGTCGGAGTGGAAGAAATCAAAAGGTTCGTGGTGGAGGAAGGCGGGATTCCTCAATTTGTTAATCTTGCGAAGTCGAAAGACGAAATGATCAAAATTAGGTCAGTTGATTTGCTACAGACAATGGCTTGCAACGATGAATCGATAAAAGAGATGATAATCGAAGAAGGTGGGGTTCGAGCATTAGTGCGAGCGTTGAGCCCAAAATGGAGCTTGGCAACGAAAACAAGAGAGATGGCATTGAGAGGGATCGTGAACATATGCTGTTCATCGGAAACTTCGCTGCATTTGCTGGTAAATTATGGTTTCATGGATCACATACTCTACTTTCTCCGACACGGCGAGGCGTCTGTGCAAGAATTGTCGTTGAAGACAGCGTTTTGGCTATCCGGGACGTCGGAGGAAGGGAGGAAGGCGATGGGGGAAGCAGGGTTCATGCCTGTCCTAGTCAGATTTCTCGATTCCAAATCAATAGAAACTCGAGAGATGGCGGCGGAGACCATCTCCAGCATGATCGTGCTTCCCAAGAATCGGAAGAAGTTCGTGCACAGTGATCAGAATCTGGGATTGCTGCTGCGGATGCTCGAGGTAAACAACTCAGGTAACAAGAAGCTCCTGCTTTCGATATTGATGTCGTTGACCGCCACCAGCGCTACTGCCAGGAAGAAGATAGCCACTTCGGCCTACCTTAAACACATCGAGAAGCTTGCAGAGGCTCAGGTTCCGGATGCTAAGAAGATTCTCAGAAAGATATCTTCCAATAGATTAGGCAGCTTTCTCAATGGAATCTGGCATTCTTGA
- the LOC130985669 gene encoding cytochrome b-c1 complex subunit Rieske-4, mitochondrial-like, which yields MLRVAGRRLSSLSWLSAQPSSAALASRNPFTLADSSSSGRTASVSSPADSFACINSFPSLIRGFSSNAIAPGHDIGLISELPTVAAIKNPSSKIVYDEHNHERYPPGDPSKRAFAYFVLTGGRFVYASLARLLVLKFVLSMSASKDVLALASLEVDLSSIEPGTTVTVKWRGKPVFIRRRTEDDINLANSVDISSLRDPQEDAVRVKNPEWLIVIGVCTHLGCIPLPNAGDYGGWFCPCHGSHYDISGRIRKGPAPYNLEVPTYSFMEENKLMIG from the exons ATGCTGAGAGTAGCAGGGAGGAGGCTGTCTTCTCTCTCATGGCTGTCTGCTCAGCCTTCGTCCGCCGCGCTAGCGTCCAGGAATCCGTTCACGCTCGCTGATTCATCCTCCAGCGGCCGCACCGCATCTGTTTCTTCACCTGCGGATTCGTTTGCCTGCATCAACTCCTTTCCCAGTCTCATCCGAG GCTTTTCTTCTAATGCCATTGCTCCAGGACATGATATTGGTCTGATTTCGGAGTTGCCTACGGTGGCAGCTATTAAAAACCCTAGCTCAAAGATTGTCTACGATGAGCACAACCATGAGAGATACCCACCAGGTGATCCTAGCAAACGTGCATTCGCATATTTTGTTTTGACAGGGGGGAGGTTTGTGTATGCATCACTGGCCCGTCTCCTGGTACTCAAATTTGTTTTGAGCATGTCTGCCAGTAAAGATGTCCTTGCTCTCGCTTCTCTGGAAGTTGATCTGTCCAGCATTGAACCTGGGACAACTGTTACTGTGAAGTGGAGAGGAAAGCCAGTTTTCATAAGGCGCCGTACTGAAGATGATATCAATTTGGCCAACAGTGTTGACATCAGCTCCCTTCGTGATCCACAGGAGGATGCTGTTAGGGTTAAGAATCCTGAATGGCTTATTGTTATTGGGGTGTGCACCCATCTGGGCTGCATTCCCTTGCCAAATGCTGGTGACTATGGAGGTTGGTTCTGCCCATGCCATGGCTCTCATTATGACATATCTGGTAGGATCCGTAAAGGACCCGCACCGTACAACCTGGAGGTTCCCACATACTCCTTCATGGAAGAGAACAAGTTAATGATTGGGTGA
- the LOC130985670 gene encoding uncharacterized protein LOC130985670 — translation MTSYLRQKFQSLTFSSESEDAKEGELNSENREEIERSRIQSMKALVLKQDPSAKDVDELMFRRFLRARDLDVEKASAMFLKYLKWRREFVPNGFISPSEIPNDLAQNKLFMQGYDKAGRPIVLVFAARHKPASTNVEEFKRYVTFSLDKICARMPSGHEKFTSIADLEGWGYSNSDIRGYLAALSILQDCYPERLGKLLIINAPYIFMTAWKMVYPFIDKNTKKKIVFVEDKKLRATLLQDIDESQLPNCVGGPLKLVPIQVC, via the exons ATGACTTCGTATCTGCGGCAGAAGTTTCAGTCTCTGACATTCTCCTCGGAGTCCGAAGATGCAAAAGAGGGGGAGCTCAACTCTGAGAATAGAGAAGAAATTGAGCGTAGTAGAATTCAAAGTATGAAAGCGCTTGTCCTAAAACAAGATCCCTCTGCTAAG GATGTGGATGAGTTGATGTTCCGTAGATTTCTTCGGGCTCGTGATCTTGATGTTGAGAAGGCATCAGCTATGTTTCTGAAGTATTTGAAATGGAGGAGAGAATTTGTTCCAAATGGCTTCATATCTCCATCAGAAATTCCTAATGATCTGGCCCAAAATAAGTTATTTATGCAAGGATATGATAAGGCTGGACGCCCAATTGTCCTCGTTTTCGCTGCCCGGCATAAGCCTGCATCCACTAATGTGGAAGAGTTTAAGC GATATGTTACTTTCAGTCTTGACAAAATTTGTGCGAG AATGCCTAGTGGACATGAGAAGTTCACTTCCATTGCTGATCTAGAGGGATGGGGTTACTCTAACAGTGACATTCGAGGATATCTTGCTGCTCTATCTATTCTGCAA GATTGCTACCCCGAGAGGCTGGGCAAGTTGTTGATCATCAATGCGCCCTACATATTTATGACTGCATGGAAGATGGTTTATCCGTTTATTGACAAAAACACAAAGAAAAAG ATTGTTTTCGTAGAGGACAAAAAACTGCGAGCTACTCTGCTCCAAGATATCGATGAGAGTCAGCTTCCCAATTGCGTTGGAGGGCCATTGAAGTTGGTACCCATTCAGGTGTGCTGA